A single window of Eucalyptus grandis isolate ANBG69807.140 chromosome 1, ASM1654582v1, whole genome shotgun sequence DNA harbors:
- the LOC104443808 gene encoding exocyst complex component SEC15A, whose translation MNAKPKRRTIAENGDGGEDLVLTTLIGNGEDLGPLVRHAFEMGRPESLLQQLKHVMKKKEVEIEELCKTHYEEFIQAVDELRGVLVDAEELKSELSSDNFKLQEVGSALLIKVEELLESYSIKKNVAEAIKMCKICVQVLDLCAKFNGHFSKGQFYPALKTVDIIERNYLHDIPVKALKVVVEERIPLIKLHIEKRLSSQFNEWLVQIRSSAKNIGQTAIGHAASARQRDEEMLERQRKAEEQSVSGIGDFAYSLDVEELDEEFVLKFDLTPLYRAYHIHTCLRTQEQFREYYYKNRLLQLNSDLQVSSAQPFVESYQSFFAQIAGHFIVEDRVLRTSSGLLVADQIETMWETAVAKMTSVLDDQFSHMDSATHLLLVKDYVTLFGATLRQYGYEVGSLLEALDNSRDKYHELLLEECRQQIIGVLGNDTYEQMVIKKDTDYESNVLSFHLQTSDIMPAFPYIAPFSAMVPDACRIVRSFIKGSVDYLSYGVHINSYDLVKKYLDKFLIDVLNEALLNTIESSSIGVSQAMQIAANIAFLERASDFFVRHTAQLCGIPIRSVERPQAGLTAKVVLKTSRDAAYIALLNLVNSKLDEFMALTEHIIWTTEEIAENGNEYVSEVLIYLGTLLSTAQQILPLDALCKVGNGALEHISNCIVSAFLSDSVKRFNANAVMGINNDLKMLESFADERFHSTGLSEIYKDGSFRACLLEARQLINLLLSSQPENFMNPVIREKNYSALDYKKVATICEKFRDSPDSIFGSLSNRSTKQNSRKKSMDVLKKRLKDFN comes from the coding sequence ATGAATGCAAAACCTAAGAGGAGGACCATCGCAGAGAATGGAGATGGGGGAGAGGACCTGGTCCTCACAACTTTGATTGGTAATGGTGAGGATTTGGGTCCCCTTGTGCGACATGCCTTTGAAATGGGACGCCCCGAATCACTCCTGCAGCAGCTCAAGCATgttatgaagaagaaagaagtggAGATCGAGGAGCTTTGTAAGACGCATTATGAGGAATTTATTCAAGCTGTTGATGAGCTCCGCGGCGTGCTTGTTGATGCTGAAGAACTCAAAAGCGAGCTCTCCAGTGACAATTTTAAACTGCAAGAGGTTGGGAGTGCTCTTTTGATCAAAGTTGAAGAACTTCTTGAGTCttattcaataaaaaagaatgttGCGGAAGCTATAAAGATGTGTAAGATCTGTGTGCAAGTCTTGGATCTCTGTGCAAAGTTCAATGGTCACTTTTCCAAGGGGCAGTTTTATCCTGCATTAAAAACTGTTGATATTATTGAGAGAAATTACTTGCATGATATCCCTGTCAAAGCTCTTAAAGTGGTTGTTGAGGAGAGAATACCCCTTATCAAATTGCATATTGAGAAGAGACTAAGCAGCCAGTTCAACGAATGGCTTGTACAGATAAGAAGCTCTGCCAAAAATATCGGGCAAACAGCGATAGGACATGCTGCATCAGCCCGCCAACGGGATGAGGAAATGCTGGAACGTCAAAGAAAGGCTGAAGAGCAGAGTGTTTCTGGGATAGGAGATTTTGCTTATTCTCTTGATGTTGAAGAACTGGACGAGGAATTTGTGTTAAAGTTTGATCTTACCCCTCTTTATCGAGCATATCACATCCATACTTGTCTGAGAACCCAGGAGCAGTTTCGTGAATACTACTATAAGAATCGACTACTGCAGCTTAATTCCGATCTGCAGGTATCGTCTGCACAGCCATTCGTCGAATCTTATCAATCATTTTTTGCTCAAATTGCGGGTCATTTTATTGTAGAGGACCGTGTCCTGAGAACTAGTAGTGGGCTCTTAGTTGCTGATCAGATCGAGACAATGTGGGAGACTGCTGTTGCCAAAATGACTTCAGTACTGGATGACCAATTCTCTCATATGGATTCTGCTACCCATCTCCTACTTGTGAAGGATTATGTTACTCTGTTTGGGGCAACTCTTAGACAGTATGGTTATGAAGTCGGGTCTCTTTTAGAGGCTCTGGATAATAGCCGAGACAAGTACCATGAGCTTCTTTTGGAAGAGTGCAGACAACAAATTATAGGTGTTCTTGGCAATGACACTTATGAGCAGATGGTGATAAAAAAGGATACTGATTATGAAAGTAATGTCCTCTCTTTTCATCTTCAAACGTCTGATATCATGCCTGCATTCCCTTATATTGCACCATTTTCGGCAATGGTACCCGATGCTTGCCGGATTGTCAGATCATTCATCAAGGGTTCTGTTGATTATTTGTCCTATGGAGTGCATATAAATTCATATGACCTCGTGAAGAAGTACTTGGACAAATTcttgattgatgtgttgaatGAAGCTCTACTGAATACAATTGAGAGCAGCAGTATAGGTGTATCTCAAGCAATGCAAATTGCTGCAAACATTGCTTTTCTTGAGAGAGCCTCTGATTTTTTTGTTCGACATACTGCCCAACTTTGTGGGATCCCAATCCGATCGGTTGAAAGGCCTCAAGCTGGTTTGACAGCTAAGGTGGTTCTGAAAACCTCAAGAGATGCAGCTTATATTGCTTTGCTGAATTTGGTTAACTCCAAGCTGGATGAGTTTATGGCACTTACAGAACATATTATTTGGACGACGGAGGAAATAGCTGAAAATGGCAATGAATATGTAAGTGAGGTGCTTATTTACCTTGGCACTCTCTTGTCCACAGCACAGCAGATTTTGCCTTTGGATGCTTTGTGCAAAGTGGGAAATGGGGCTCTTGAGCACATCTCTAACTGTATAGTGTCAGCTTTCCTTAGTGATAGCGTGAAGAGATTCAATGCAAATGCTGTCATGGGTATCAACAATGACTTAAAGATGTTGGAGTCATTTGCAGATGAGAGATTTCACAGCACAGGCTTGAGTGAAATATACAAGGATGGTAGCTTTAGAGCGTGCTTGTTGGAAGCAAGGCAATTGATAAATCTTCTACTGAGCAGTCAACCAGAGAATTTCATGAATCCAGTGATCCGAGAAAAGAATTACAGCGCACTGGATTATAAAAAGGTGGCTACTATCTGTGAGAAATTCAGGGATTCCCCAGATAGCATCTTTGGGAGCCTCTCAAACAGAAGTACAAAACAAAATTCGCGAAAGAAATCTATGGATGTGCTGAAGAAGAGACTGAAGGACTTCAACTGA
- the LOC104443799 gene encoding protein NRT1/ PTR FAMILY 3.1, translating into MEVDMKSMVVADENNKQQERAPGEESDGSPKKRKLGGIKTMPFILANEVCDRFAASGFHANMITYLTQVLNLPLVQASNTLSNFAGTASFTPLLGALLADAVAGRYWTIVLGSIFYELGLISIVLSAVLPSLRPPPCPTQVNCQEANTTQLWVFYISLLLTSLGSGGIRPCVVTFAADQFDMSKSKVTSRGWNFFNWYYFSMGMATLTAITVVVYIQDNVGWGWGLGIPAMAMAISVVAFVIGSRLYVKLKPGGSPLTRLAQVIVAAVKKRNMPVPEDPGLLYQNKELDAVISVHGRLLHSEQFKCLDKAATVTEEEARNSGPPNLWRLVTVHRVEELKCIVRMLPIWAAGILLVTCSSHLGSFTIIQARSMDRHLSRSFQIPPASLSIFANLTMLSGLVLYERVFVPFIRRFTGNPVGITCLQRMGIGFTINILGGIVASFVEIKRKKVAAAYHLLDDPKAIIPISVFWLVPQYVIHGIAEVFMSVGHLEFLYDQSPESMRSTAAALYWVAISGGNYLGTLLVTLVHNNTGKERNWLPNRNLNRGRLERYYWLVSGIQVINLVYYLVCARLYTYKPVEESICKEDEEAEPAKDEVPAKNMANGANGNAGEMELSADAERA; encoded by the exons ATGGAGGTGGACATGAAGAGCATGGTGGTGGCTGATGAGAATAACAAGCAGCAAGAGAGAGCCCCAGGCGAGGAGAGCGATGGCTccccaaagaaaaggaagctgGGAGGCATCAAAACTATGCCGTTCATCCTCG CGAACGAGGTGTGCGACAGATTCGCAGCGTCCGGGTTCCACGCCAACATGATAACCTACCTGACCCAAGTGCTGAACCTGCCATTGGTTCAAGCTTCCAACACCCTCAGCAACTTTGCCGGGACTGCCAGCTTCACGCCGTTGCTTGGCGCTTTGCTCGCCGACGCGGTGGCCGGCCGGTACTGGACCATCGTCCTCGGCTCCATTTTCTACGAACTG GGTCTGATTAGCATAGTCCTATCGGCAGTCCTCCCTTCCCTCCGCCCGCCACCCTGTCCGACCCAGGTGAACTGTCAGGAAGCCAACACCACCCAGCTGTGGGTCTTCTACATCTCCCTTCTCCTCACCTCCCTCGGATCTGGCGGCATCCGCCCCTGCGTTGTCACCTTCGCCGCCGACCAGTTCGACATGTCCAAGTCCAAGGTCACCTCCCGCGGGTGGAACTTCTTCAACTGGTACTACTTCAGCATGGGCATGGCCACGCTCACGGCGATCACTGTGGTCGTCTATATCCAGGACAACGTGGGATGGGGCTGGGGGCTTGGGATCCCAGCAATGGCCATGGCAATTTCAGTGGTGGCGTTCGTCATCGGGTCGAGGCTGTACGTAAAGTTGAAGCCTGGAGGAAGCCCACTCACCCGACTAGCTCAGGTGATAGTGGCGGCCGTGAAGAAGAGGAATATGCCGGTGCCAGAGGATCCGGGGTTGCTGTACCAGAACAAGGAGCTCGACGCAGTCATATCCGTGCACGGGAGGCTATTGCACTCGGAACAATTCAA GTGTCTTGACAAAGCCGCGACGGTGACTGAAGAAGAAGCTAGGAATTCAGGTCCACCGAATTTATGGCGGTTGGTCACGGTGCACCGCGTGGAGGAGCTGAAATGCATCGTCAGGATGCTTCCGATTTGGGCTGCCGGGATTTTGCTGGTCACGTGTTCGTCGCACCTTGGCAGCTTCACCATCATCCAGGCTCGAAGCATGGACCGTCACTTGTCCCGCTCCTTCCAAATCCCACCTGCTTCGCTCTCCATCTTCGCCAACTTAACCATGCTCTCAG GTCTAGTTCTGTATGAGCGTGTATTCGTGCCCTTCATCCGCCGATTCACGGGGAACCCGGTCGGGATCACGTGCCTCCAGAGAATGGGGATAGGATTCACGATAAACATACTCGGCGGGATAGTTGCGTCGTTTGTcgagatcaagaggaagaaggTCGCCGCCGCTTACCACCTACTGGATGACCCGAAAGCCATCATACCCATCAGCGTCTTCTGGCTGGTCCCTCAGTACGTCATCCATGGAATAGCTGAGGTCTTCATGTCCGTGGGCCACCTGGAGTTCCTGTACGACCAGTCACCCGAGAGCATGAGAAGCACCGCGGCGGCGCTGTACTGGGTCGCCATATCGGGGGGGAATTACCTCGGCACGCTGCTGGTGACCCTTGTCCACAACAACACGGGCAAGGAGAGGAACTGGCTCCCGAACCGGAACCTCAACCGGGGGAGATTGGAGCGCTATTACTGGCTCGTCAGCGGGATTCAAGTCATCAACCTCGTGTATTACCTGGTCTGCGCTCGGCTCTACACATACAAGCCTGTCGAGGAGTCGATCTGCAAGGAAGACGAAGAGGCGGAGCCAGCGAAAGACGAAGTCCCGGCCAAGAACATGGCCAACGGAGCTAATGGGAATGCAGGGGAGATGGAGCTAAGTGCCGATGCCGAGAGAGCTTAG